A window from Neorhizobium sp. NCHU2750 encodes these proteins:
- a CDS encoding SDR family NAD(P)-dependent oxidoreductase produces the protein MFDFSGKIVVVTGGAGGIGESTAYAFARSGAKVIIMDRSQEVLDKAMARLSEVGDVSSIAVDVADREAVEAAFDNVAALGGTDVLVTSAAIVKTGLILDFDPQDWERILSVNLTGTFNCCQFAGRQMVEKGVGRIITVSSVNGQIANTGRGAYSCSKGGVDMLTRLLAAELGDKGVTANAVAPTPVDTPMILQVHGPKDRAIWDAQIPAKRYAKPEEVAAAIQFLASPEAAYINGHILNIDGGFMASGVLIR, from the coding sequence ATGTTTGACTTCAGCGGCAAGATAGTGGTGGTAACTGGCGGTGCTGGTGGCATCGGTGAATCGACGGCATATGCTTTTGCGCGTTCGGGTGCAAAGGTCATCATCATGGACCGCTCCCAAGAAGTTTTAGACAAGGCGATGGCACGCCTTTCCGAGGTGGGGGATGTCAGCAGCATTGCAGTTGATGTTGCCGATCGCGAAGCGGTCGAGGCCGCGTTCGACAATGTTGCTGCCCTCGGTGGGACCGATGTGCTCGTCACGAGTGCCGCGATTGTCAAAACAGGCTTGATCCTCGATTTTGACCCACAGGATTGGGAACGCATACTATCGGTCAATCTCACGGGAACATTCAACTGCTGCCAGTTCGCCGGCAGGCAGATGGTAGAGAAAGGTGTGGGCCGCATCATAACTGTGAGTTCGGTGAACGGCCAGATCGCCAACACCGGGCGAGGTGCTTACTCCTGCAGCAAGGGTGGGGTAGATATGTTGACAAGATTGCTGGCGGCAGAACTTGGTGACAAGGGCGTTACCGCCAACGCCGTGGCACCGACGCCCGTGGATACGCCGATGATCCTCCAAGTACATGGTCCCAAGGATCGTGCCATATGGGACGCGCAGATTCCCGCAAAGCGCTATGCCAAGCCAGAGGAAGTTGCGGCGGCGATCCAGTTCCTGGCCTCGCCGGAAGCCGCCTATATTAACGGTCATATTCTCAATATCGACGGTGGCTTCATGGCTTCCGGCGTGTTGATCCGTTAA